In the genome of Thermoanaerobaculia bacterium, the window CTTCAATTGATTTTCGTGCCCCCTAAATCTTTGATTTCCAAAAAGCAAATTTACCCCGCTTCTCGAGGGCGAGTCAAGACCTCGGGGGGCCGCCGGCCTCCACCCGGGCGAGGATTCGCCGGGCGATTTCCTCCGGTCCGACCCCGTCGCTTTCGAGCAGCTCGTAGGTCGAATCCCGGGAGAGCGGGGAGTCGGGACGGGCGGAGTCGTCCCGGTCGCGGGTGCGCATCTCCTCCAGGACCTTCTCGTACGGTTCCTCGACACCGCGCCGGCGGAGCTCCTCGTGGCGGCGCCGGGCCCGTTCGTGCTCGTCGGCGGTCAGGAAGAACTTGAAAGGGGTCTCCGGGAAGACCTTCGTGCCGATGTCTCGCCCCTCGACGACGCCGCCTCGCGCGAGCCCGATTTCCCTCTGGCGAGAAACGAGACGGCGGCGCACCTCGGGAATCGCGGAAACAGCAGAAGCATAAAGGGATATCCGGGGTTCGCGGATCGCCGCGGACACGTCCTCGCCGTCCAGCCACACCGTGGTGCCGTCCGGGGAGGTGGAGAGGTCGATCGCGGCGGCATCGGCCAGGCGGGCGACCGCGGCCGGCTCGGGAATCGGAAGGGGAATTCCCCGGCGAGAGGCGAGGAGGCCGACCGCCCGGTACATCGCGCCCGTGTCGAGGTAAGGCAGGCCGAGCCGCGCCGCCACCATCCGCGCGACCGTCGACTTTCCGGCGCCCGAAGGGCCGTCGATCGCGATCACCCGGGTCATTTCGAGCGGGGTCCGGAAGAAGGCTCCCCGGCGCCGCAACCCTCGGGTGGCGCGAGTCTCGCCGTTCCCGCTTCATCCGCCGGCGCGAATGGTTCCCGTCTCCCACATCGATCGATCCTGCGAACGGTCCGCAAGACTGTCGACACGCCGCCCGGATTCATTTTTCCGGAGCCTGCTTCAGGAGCTTCCGGATCTCCGCGTCCGTCAGCTTCCGGAACGCGCCGGCGGGAAGTTTCGGGTCCCGGACCGGCCCGATCGCGACGCGCGAGAGCTTCGAGACCGGATGCCCGATGGCCTCGAACATCCGCCGGATCTGCCGGCTGCGCCCTTCGTGCAGAACGACGGTGTACCAGGTATTCCCTTCCTCGCCGCGGCGACCCGTCGAATGATGGCGGGAGATCTCCGCCGGCGCCGTCCGCCGGCCCTCGAGCGCGATCCCCCGCCGGAGCCGCTCGATCGACTTCTCCGCCGGCTCGCCCCACACCTTGACGCGGTATTCCTTGGCGACGCCCCTCGAGGGATGGGAAACGGCCTGCGAGAAATCCCCGTCGTCGGTCAGGAGGATCAGGCCCTCCGAGGCCGTGTCCAGACGGCCGACCGGTTTCAAGCCGCGCCGGAGCGCGGCCGGGACGAGATCGAGAACGGTCGGCCTTCCCTGGGGATCGTTCGTCGTCGAGACGTATCCCTTGGGCTTGTGGAGGAGGACGTAACGCCGCGGGCCGCGAGTGTCGGGCGGGCGGAGCACCTTTCCGTCGACGCGGATCGCGTCGATCGCCGGATCCGCCTTCTGGCCGAGAGAGGCCCTCTTGCCGTTGACGAGCACCCGGCCTTCGGAGATCCACTCCTCGGCTTCGCGGCGCGAACAGAGGCCGGCGGCGGCGATGATCTTCTGGAGCCTCTCGGCGCTCATGAACGGCCGACCGGCTCGGTCGGCTCGGGCTGCTCCGGAGACGGAGACGAGCCCTCCTCGGCGGAACCGGAGGGCGCCGCCGGCTCCCCGGCGTCCGCGCCGGCGGGATCCTCCGCGGAAAGCTCCGCGGTCCCTTCCGGGATCGGAGGCACCAGGGTCAGGGGCGCGGGCCCCTCGTCTTCGGCAGCGAGGTCTTCGTCGATCTCTTCGGGCTTCGGCAGCTCGGCGAGATCGTTCAAGCCGAAGCGCACGAGGAATTCCTTCGTCGTCTTGTAGAAGAACGGCGTGCCGACGACCGGCTTCTTCCCCGCCGTCGTGATGAGCTTCTTGTCGAAGAGCGTCTTGAGCACGGCCGACGAGTTCACGCCGCGGAGCTCGGAGATCTCGGGCGCCGTGATCGGCTGCCGGTACGCGATGATCGCGAGCGTCTCGAGCGCCGCGAGGGACAGCCGGCTCCGCTCCGACACTTCGAAATAGCGCCGCAGGAGGCCGTCGAACTCCGGCCGCGTGACGAAGCGCCAGCCGCCGCCGACCGCCTCGAGGCGGATGCCGCGCCCTTCGCCATTGATCCGTTCG includes:
- the cmk gene encoding (d)CMP kinase, whose amino-acid sequence is MTRVIAIDGPSGAGKSTVARMVAARLGLPYLDTGAMYRAVGLLASRRGIPLPIPEPAAVARLADAAAIDLSTSPDGTTVWLDGEDVSAAIREPRISLYASAVSAIPEVRRRLVSRQREIGLARGGVVEGRDIGTKVFPETPFKFFLTADEHERARRRHEELRRRGVEEPYEKVLEEMRTRDRDDSARPDSPLSRDSTYELLESDGVGPEEIARRILARVEAGGPPRS
- a CDS encoding pseudouridine synthase codes for the protein MSAERLQKIIAAAGLCSRREAEEWISEGRVLVNGKRASLGQKADPAIDAIRVDGKVLRPPDTRGPRRYVLLHKPKGYVSTTNDPQGRPTVLDLVPAALRRGLKPVGRLDTASEGLILLTDDGDFSQAVSHPSRGVAKEYRVKVWGEPAEKSIERLRRGIALEGRRTAPAEISRHHSTGRRGEEGNTWYTVVLHEGRSRQIRRMFEAIGHPVSKLSRVAIGPVRDPKLPAGAFRKLTDAEIRKLLKQAPEK
- the scpB gene encoding SMC-Scp complex subunit ScpB; the protein is MTEDVRDEAVERLQPALEALLFSSGKPVPVESFVEMLEVGSDVVERALLAMAERINGEGRGIRLEAVGGGWRFVTRPEFDGLLRRYFEVSERSRLSLAALETLAIIAYRQPITAPEISELRGVNSSAVLKTLFDKKLITTAGKKPVVGTPFFYKTTKEFLVRFGLNDLAELPKPEEIDEDLAAEDEGPAPLTLVPPIPEGTAELSAEDPAGADAGEPAAPSGSAEEGSSPSPEQPEPTEPVGRS